GCGGAGCAGGGTACCAGGATCTCGGGCCGGTGGAGTTCCTGAAGGTGGTGGTGAAGGGATTTTTGCAACTCGTTCCTCGAAAGCTTGTCGGTCTTCGTGGCGGCCACCACGAACGGGAGCCGCCGGTTTTCCAACCACTCGATCAATTCCCGGTCCATCGTGGTCAGAGGGTGCCGGGCATCCACAAGGAGTATGGCCAGCCTCGGTGGAGGCAGCCGGAGGAGGTAGGCCTCCACCAGCTCCTTCCACGTCTCCCGCTCCGAGCGGGAGACTTTCGCGAAGCCGTAGCCGGGAAGGTCCACGAACAGACACGCGTCGTTGACCCGGTAGAAGTTGATCTGCCGCGTCCGTCCGGGCGTCGCGCCCGTCCGGGCCAGGCGGCGCCGGCCCAGGAGTGCGTTGAGCAAGCTCGATTTCCCGACGTTCGAGCGCCCCATGAACACCACCTCCGGCAGGGCCGGAGGCGGGAAGCCCGCGGGATCGCCCGCGCCCGCCAGAAAGTCACACTGGACAATCTTCACGGAATTCTTCCGCGCTTTCTCGGGCGCCCCGGGTCTCGCGGGCCGGATGCCGGGAGGAGATTCTCGCGGCGGGATGCCCCTTGCGGGGGCGCCTCTGCGGTTAGGTTCGGGAAATGGGTTTCAGGACGACCTAATGAATGGAGCTGTCTGGGACTCTCTTCTCAAAACCCTTATCGATGTTGTCGACGGGAGGAGTCGCTTTGGGCTCCCTCTCCAGTGCGATGCCCAGCACTTC
The Candidatus Polarisedimenticolia bacterium genome window above contains:
- the yihA gene encoding ribosome biogenesis GTP-binding protein YihA/YsxC codes for the protein MKIVQCDFLAGAGDPAGFPPPALPEVVFMGRSNVGKSSLLNALLGRRRLARTGATPGRTRQINFYRVNDACLFVDLPGYGFAKVSRSERETWKELVEAYLLRLPPPRLAILLVDARHPLTTMDRELIEWLENRRLPFVVAATKTDKLSRNELQKSLHHHLQELHRPEILVPCSARTREGLPRLWAAIHGKLHETTSTTH